In Vulpes lagopus strain Blue_001 chromosome 1, ASM1834538v1, whole genome shotgun sequence, a genomic segment contains:
- the SPACA1 gene encoding sperm acrosome membrane-associated protein 1 isoform X1 has protein sequence MSPGGAGCSPRLLLTVGWLLLAGLHSACGANVTAAQDPGLVHEGEGEGEEEAEESESEGESEAENEAQSATEEDASNQTVVKEVEFGMCTVTCGVGIREVILTNGCPGGESKCIVRVEECRGPVDCGWGRPVTESLDSVRLACVHISPVNRFKYVWKLLRPDQQPIILANDSAILEVRREVHPLIFECATLDNNEIIATVKFTVYTTSELQMKRSARPDTDAVLVFVLTIGVVICIFVIFILIFIIINWGAVKSFWGEKASTTEIQSELSSMRYKDSTSLDQSPTEIPGNEDDALSEWNE, from the exons ATGAGCCCCGGGGGCGCGGGCTGCTCCCCCAGGCTGCTGCTGACGGTCGGCTGGCTGCTCCTGGCGGGCCTCCACTCCGCGTGTGGGGCGAACGTCACCGCCGCCCAGGATCCTGGCTTGGTCcacgagggcgagggcgagggcgaggagGAGGCCGAGGAGAGCGAGAGCGAGGGCGAGAGCGAGGCGGAGAACGAAGCCCAGTCGGCGACTGAGGAGGATG CTTCAAATCAGACAGTAGTCAAAGAAGTAGAATTTGGGATGTGCACCGTTACATGTG GTGTTGGTATTAGAGAAGTTATACTAACAAATGGATGCCCTGGAGGTGAATCCAAGTGTATTGTACGAGTGGAAGAATGCCGTGGACCCGTAGATTGTGGCT ggGGTAGACCAGTTACAGAAAGTCTTGACAGTGTTAGACTGGCATGTGTTCATATATCTCCTGTAAATCGTTTCAAATATGTTTGGAAACTTCTAAGGCCAGACCAA caACCCATTATCCTTGCAAATGATTCAGCAATCCTGGAAGTACGCAGGGAAGTTCACCCCTTGATTTTTGAGTGTGCCACCTTggataataatgaaataatagcaACAGTTAAATTCACAGTCTATACAACAAGTG aattGCAAATGAAAAGATCAGCTCGACCAGACACTGATGCAGTCCTAGTTTTTGTGCTGACCATAGGAGTTGTTATCTGTATATTCGTGATCTTTATACTGATCTTCATAATTATAAACTG gGGGGCAGTCAAGTCTTTCTGGGGGGAGAAAGCCTCAACAACTGAGATACAGTCTGAACTGAGTTCAATGAGATACAAAGATTCAACTTCTCTTGACCAGTCACCAACGGAAATACCTGGAAATGAAGATGATGCTTTAAGTGAATGGAATGAATGA
- the SPACA1 gene encoding sperm acrosome membrane-associated protein 1 isoform X2, with protein MSPGGAGCSPRLLLTVGWLLLAGLHSACGANVTAAQDPGLVHEGEGEGEEEAEESESEGESEAENEAQSATEEDGVGIREVILTNGCPGGESKCIVRVEECRGPVDCGWGRPVTESLDSVRLACVHISPVNRFKYVWKLLRPDQQPIILANDSAILEVRREVHPLIFECATLDNNEIIATVKFTVYTTSELQMKRSARPDTDAVLVFVLTIGVVICIFVIFILIFIIINWGAVKSFWGEKASTTEIQSELSSMRYKDSTSLDQSPTEIPGNEDDALSEWNE; from the exons ATGAGCCCCGGGGGCGCGGGCTGCTCCCCCAGGCTGCTGCTGACGGTCGGCTGGCTGCTCCTGGCGGGCCTCCACTCCGCGTGTGGGGCGAACGTCACCGCCGCCCAGGATCCTGGCTTGGTCcacgagggcgagggcgagggcgaggagGAGGCCGAGGAGAGCGAGAGCGAGGGCGAGAGCGAGGCGGAGAACGAAGCCCAGTCGGCGACTGAGGAGGATG GTGTTGGTATTAGAGAAGTTATACTAACAAATGGATGCCCTGGAGGTGAATCCAAGTGTATTGTACGAGTGGAAGAATGCCGTGGACCCGTAGATTGTGGCT ggGGTAGACCAGTTACAGAAAGTCTTGACAGTGTTAGACTGGCATGTGTTCATATATCTCCTGTAAATCGTTTCAAATATGTTTGGAAACTTCTAAGGCCAGACCAA caACCCATTATCCTTGCAAATGATTCAGCAATCCTGGAAGTACGCAGGGAAGTTCACCCCTTGATTTTTGAGTGTGCCACCTTggataataatgaaataatagcaACAGTTAAATTCACAGTCTATACAACAAGTG aattGCAAATGAAAAGATCAGCTCGACCAGACACTGATGCAGTCCTAGTTTTTGTGCTGACCATAGGAGTTGTTATCTGTATATTCGTGATCTTTATACTGATCTTCATAATTATAAACTG gGGGGCAGTCAAGTCTTTCTGGGGGGAGAAAGCCTCAACAACTGAGATACAGTCTGAACTGAGTTCAATGAGATACAAAGATTCAACTTCTCTTGACCAGTCACCAACGGAAATACCTGGAAATGAAGATGATGCTTTAAGTGAATGGAATGAATGA